A section of the Vibrio vulnificus CMCP6 genome encodes:
- a CDS encoding HD-GYP domain-containing protein, whose amino-acid sequence MELLSEVNNCAYFHHANSLNEQLESIRDRMRIHEPSIDRISFALFDEDDNQLKTYADSSGLYPELAHFSAYLDELPMLQRCVEEQSHRIVADLNSLACSKHVVSLLQAGYRSSAAIPCFEKDKFVGFLFLNSREVDAFDEGLIDKLQPYIDMVKFTIVSEYQIVHAIADCAERTQALFPVYHKDSCAHKERMSHYTRIIAHDMAAEWSLDDETIEHLSLFARFHDLGKVRLDIELVCKTDTLDAQERNTMRNHVENGIEIMDRILESLGNPHHPSITLLQQIMAYHHEFLDGSGYPFGLKGEEIPPAARIVSVANVFDALTTHRPYRQAWSVTHALLELEKMVIAGKLDRCCVNALREHQEELRDVVARFPEHDPKDGFY is encoded by the coding sequence ATGGAACTGCTAAGTGAAGTCAACAATTGTGCTTATTTTCATCACGCTAATTCATTGAATGAGCAACTGGAAAGCATTCGTGATCGCATGCGTATCCATGAGCCTAGTATCGATAGGATTTCGTTTGCACTGTTTGATGAAGATGACAACCAATTGAAAACCTATGCTGACAGCAGTGGTTTGTATCCTGAACTGGCTCACTTTAGTGCCTATTTGGATGAACTGCCTATGTTACAGCGTTGTGTCGAAGAGCAGAGCCACCGTATTGTTGCGGATTTAAACAGCTTGGCATGCAGCAAGCATGTGGTATCGCTTCTTCAAGCAGGCTATCGTTCATCGGCTGCCATTCCATGCTTTGAAAAAGACAAGTTTGTGGGTTTTCTCTTCCTGAACTCGCGAGAAGTGGACGCGTTTGATGAAGGGCTGATCGACAAACTTCAGCCTTACATTGATATGGTGAAATTCACCATTGTCTCTGAATATCAGATTGTGCACGCCATTGCGGATTGTGCAGAACGAACTCAAGCGTTGTTTCCTGTTTACCATAAAGATTCTTGTGCGCACAAAGAGCGCATGAGCCATTACACCCGTATTATTGCCCATGACATGGCGGCGGAGTGGTCGCTAGACGACGAAACCATAGAGCACCTCTCTCTTTTCGCCCGCTTCCACGATTTGGGTAAAGTGAGACTCGACATCGAACTGGTGTGCAAAACCGATACGCTGGATGCGCAAGAACGCAATACGATGCGTAATCACGTGGAAAATGGCATTGAAATCATGGACCGTATTCTTGAATCTCTGGGCAATCCTCATCACCCAAGTATCACGCTGTTGCAGCAAATCATGGCCTATCACCATGAGTTTTTAGATGGCTCAGGTTATCCATTTGGTTTGAAAGGGGAGGAAATCCCTCCTGCTGCAAGAATTGTCTCGGTGGCGAATGTGTTTGATGCACTCACCACACACAGACCTTATCGCCAAGCTTGGTCGGTGACGCATGCCTTGCTAGAGCTTGAAAAAATGGTGATTGCAGGAAAACTGGATCGCTGCTGTGTGAATGCGCTGCGTGAACACCAAGAAGAGCTGCGTGATGTTGTGGCGCGTTTTCCAGAGCACGACCCCAAAGATGGTTTCTACTAA
- a CDS encoding VOC family protein: MIAMTQLDHLVLTVKDIPTSVAFYTHCLGMEKQEFAGGRIALNFGQQKINLHQWQHEFEPKAGHVQPGSADLCFITNTPIQEVATWFTQCGIEIEEGPVQRTGATGPILSVYIRDPDMNLIEVANRF, from the coding sequence ATGATAGCGATGACTCAGCTCGATCACCTAGTCTTAACCGTTAAAGACATTCCGACCTCTGTGGCGTTTTACACCCACTGTTTGGGGATGGAGAAGCAGGAATTCGCTGGTGGACGCATCGCACTCAACTTTGGGCAACAGAAGATCAACCTTCATCAGTGGCAGCACGAATTTGAACCTAAGGCGGGTCATGTGCAACCTGGCAGTGCCGATCTCTGTTTTATCACCAATACGCCTATCCAAGAGGTCGCTACGTGGTTTACACAATGTGGTATTGAGATTGAAGAGGGGCCGGTTCAAAGAACGGGCGCTACCGGGCCGATTCTCTCGGTTTACATTCGCGATCCGGACATGAACTTGATTGAAGTGGCCAACCGCTTCTAG
- a CDS encoding undecaprenyl-phosphate glucose phosphotransferase — translation MTSNKALKFADDGYATLLKIADFLLINFSLFIFIALLGEEETAIDVTAGFIFSIIFLLGGEYLGLYSQSRIRRVRASLARLCAVIFLSAFMMVFVRFGFLGLKGISITNLNPTLLNYWYVLVLAFLSLFRVSIISVVRAVIKLANRKKRIAIIGLTPAGLAISQSLVRDYNENDIELAFYDDREEERFGYLTQAPYKGKVDVALELARERKLDEVYIALPMVAKDRIRNYLNALSDSTVDTYLVPDLYTYNLSVSKVKSVGGVQTFSVFASPFDGVGAFFKRVEDLVIGSLITLLILPVLVAVAVGVKLSSPGPVLFKQDRYGLGGKKIKVWKFRSMRVMENDAVVTQATKNDPRVTKFGAFIRRTSLDELPQFINVLQGSMSIVGPRPHAVAHNEEYRVLVDNYMIRHKIKPGITGWAQINGYRGETETVDKMEKRIQYDIQYMQNWSLWLDIKIIFMTVFKGFVSETAY, via the coding sequence ATGACTTCAAATAAAGCACTAAAGTTTGCCGATGATGGATACGCTACTTTATTGAAAATAGCCGACTTCCTTCTCATCAACTTTTCACTCTTCATTTTCATTGCTTTGCTCGGGGAAGAGGAAACCGCCATTGATGTCACTGCAGGATTTATCTTTTCGATTATCTTTCTGCTTGGCGGTGAATATCTGGGCCTCTATTCGCAATCTCGCATACGCAGAGTGCGTGCATCACTGGCCAGACTGTGCGCTGTAATATTCCTGTCTGCTTTTATGATGGTGTTTGTGCGATTTGGTTTTTTGGGACTAAAAGGCATTTCCATCACAAACCTTAATCCAACACTGTTGAACTACTGGTATGTACTGGTGTTGGCTTTCTTGAGCCTTTTCCGAGTTTCTATCATTTCCGTTGTGCGAGCGGTTATTAAGCTGGCTAATCGTAAAAAACGCATTGCGATCATTGGCCTTACGCCAGCGGGATTGGCGATTTCCCAATCATTAGTGCGAGACTACAACGAAAATGATATTGAGCTGGCGTTTTATGATGACAGAGAGGAAGAGCGCTTTGGGTATTTAACGCAGGCACCGTACAAGGGCAAAGTTGACGTTGCGTTAGAGCTTGCTCGAGAACGCAAACTGGATGAAGTGTACATAGCGTTGCCCATGGTAGCCAAAGATCGCATCCGCAACTATCTCAATGCATTATCTGACAGCACCGTGGATACGTATCTGGTGCCAGATCTTTATACCTATAACTTGTCGGTTTCTAAGGTGAAATCGGTAGGTGGAGTGCAAACCTTCAGCGTCTTTGCCTCGCCTTTTGATGGGGTGGGGGCGTTTTTCAAACGCGTCGAAGACCTTGTCATTGGCTCGCTGATCACCCTTTTGATCTTGCCTGTACTGGTTGCGGTTGCCGTTGGTGTGAAGCTTAGCTCTCCTGGCCCGGTACTGTTTAAGCAAGACCGCTATGGCCTTGGTGGCAAGAAAATCAAAGTGTGGAAGTTTCGTTCAATGCGCGTGATGGAAAACGATGCGGTCGTGACGCAAGCCACCAAGAATGACCCGCGCGTGACCAAATTTGGCGCTTTTATCCGCCGAACCTCACTAGACGAACTGCCGCAGTTTATCAACGTACTGCAAGGCTCGATGTCGATTGTTGGGCCTCGACCACACGCGGTTGCTCACAATGAAGAATATCGAGTGTTGGTCGATAACTACATGATCAGACACAAAATTAAGCCTGGCATTACGGGGTGGGCGCAAATCAATGGATACCGTGGCGAAACCGAAACGGTCGATAAAATGGAAAAGCGAATCCAATACGATATTCAGTACATGCAAAACTGGAGTCTATGGTTGGATATCAAAATTATTTTCATGACGGTATTCAAAGGCTTTGTTAGTGAGACAGCTTACTAG
- a CDS encoding aromatic amino acid transport family protein, with protein sequence MSRSKIFGSTLIIAGTTIGAGMLALPLASAGIGFSTSVMIMIGFWVLMSYTALLMVELHQEADRSATLHTLAKQILGTKGKWVASFAMLFLFYALCAAYIAGGGAQFGERVAAWFSIEMDASVATVIFTVIVAAVVTSGTATVDKVNRVLFGLKMVAMVAVLFFLAPNVTESYLLSMPIQQGLIVAALPVIFTSFGFHSSIPAIVNYLDGDTKALRKAIVIGSSIPLVIYVFWQLVTLGVVNQEVLLNNSGLTALIAQLAAKVQQSYLSQLVGVFADLALLTSFLGVSLGLFEFLGDVIKKSGQKQNRVIPAVVTFTPPLMFALFYPQGFIMALGYAAIALAVLAIFLPVVMVNKVRKSPEKQGSYQVAGGQLALTLTGVTGVVIVAAQILITVGVLPALG encoded by the coding sequence ATGAGCCGTTCAAAGATTTTTGGTAGTACTTTGATTATTGCAGGCACCACTATTGGTGCTGGAATGCTTGCATTGCCCCTTGCTTCAGCAGGGATTGGTTTTTCCACCTCCGTCATGATTATGATCGGCTTTTGGGTTTTGATGTCGTATACCGCGTTGTTGATGGTGGAGCTCCATCAAGAGGCAGATAGAAGTGCGACGCTGCACACGCTGGCAAAACAAATTCTAGGCACGAAAGGAAAATGGGTTGCCAGTTTCGCTATGCTGTTTCTGTTTTACGCGCTTTGCGCGGCTTACATTGCTGGTGGTGGTGCGCAGTTTGGTGAACGCGTTGCTGCTTGGTTTTCCATCGAAATGGATGCCTCTGTGGCAACGGTCATTTTTACCGTGATTGTGGCTGCGGTGGTGACCAGTGGCACGGCGACCGTCGATAAAGTAAACCGCGTTTTATTTGGTTTGAAAATGGTTGCCATGGTCGCGGTGCTTTTCTTTCTTGCTCCTAACGTGACGGAATCTTACTTGCTCAGTATGCCGATTCAACAAGGGTTGATTGTCGCTGCTCTGCCAGTCATTTTTACGTCGTTTGGTTTCCACAGCAGCATTCCTGCTATTGTGAATTACCTTGATGGGGACACCAAAGCGCTGCGCAAAGCGATTGTCATTGGCTCGTCCATCCCTCTGGTTATTTATGTGTTCTGGCAACTGGTCACGCTTGGCGTGGTGAATCAAGAGGTACTGCTTAATAACTCAGGGTTGACGGCGTTGATTGCCCAGTTGGCCGCGAAAGTTCAGCAATCTTACTTAAGCCAATTGGTAGGCGTGTTCGCGGACTTGGCACTGTTAACCTCATTTTTAGGGGTGAGCCTAGGTTTGTTTGAGTTTCTTGGCGATGTCATCAAGAAGAGTGGTCAGAAACAAAATCGCGTCATTCCTGCTGTGGTGACATTTACACCGCCGCTGATGTTTGCGCTTTTCTACCCACAGGGCTTCATTATGGCGCTTGGTTACGCCGCAATTGCATTGGCTGTTTTGGCGATTTTCTTGCCGGTGGTGATGGTAAACAAAGTACGTAAATCACCAGAGAAGCAGGGGAGTTACCAAGTGGCTGGTGGACAATTAGCGCTAACGCTCACAGGTGTGACCGGGGTTGTGATTGTTGCTGCTCAGATCCTGATAACCGTTGGGGTTCTGCCTGCGTTAGGGTAA
- a CDS encoding ABC transporter transmembrane domain-containing protein, with protein sequence MKIFWNLRWFFKLRWKHYCGSILLFMLISAMQLVTPKAVGHIVDGIVANTMSTTEMLQWFAGLTLIMFAIYGCRVLWRVWLFGASIELGSILRNRLYQHLSKQPPRFFERYKTGDLMARGTNDVKNVVVTAGEGVLTAADSLITGIAVLIIMVTQISWKLTVMALLPMPFLAITIFYIVRILHQRFRIAQEAFSELSDLTQESLNGVRMLRAFGLEEQEQARFEKMVDETGDKNIAVARVDARFDPAIQLSIGLSFFLSISVGAYLVHQKAITLGDLTAFTMYLGLMIWPMLAFAFLFNILERGSAAWNRLEEIFQQEPEIKSGDLPLTQNAQPLAIEIDHYHWNADLPAALSQCHITLQPGAMLGIAGPVGSGKSTLIALLLRQQELKQGDIRYGDISLKQANLEQWREKFAVVSQTPFLFSCSIYDNIALGRPDASQQEVYQAAKLACIHDDILKFPDGYDTEVGEKGITLSGGQKQRIAIARAMLLNAEILILDDALSAVDGRTEHEILRNLEQYYRHQSLIVIAHRLTALEQANEIVVFNHGHIAERGNHASLIGAQGWYAEMYQYQQLEQAMEEAN encoded by the coding sequence GTGAAAATATTCTGGAATTTAAGGTGGTTTTTCAAACTCAGGTGGAAGCACTATTGTGGTTCTATTCTGCTTTTTATGCTCATCTCTGCGATGCAACTGGTAACGCCCAAAGCAGTGGGTCACATCGTTGACGGTATCGTTGCCAATACCATGTCCACCACTGAAATGCTGCAGTGGTTTGCCGGTTTAACTCTGATTATGTTCGCCATTTATGGCTGCCGAGTGTTGTGGCGAGTGTGGCTATTTGGCGCCAGTATTGAGCTTGGCAGCATTTTGCGAAATCGTCTCTACCAACATTTATCGAAACAGCCACCCCGATTTTTTGAACGCTACAAAACTGGCGATCTCATGGCTCGTGGCACCAACGACGTAAAAAATGTCGTCGTGACCGCGGGTGAAGGCGTGTTAACCGCAGCGGATTCGCTGATCACTGGCATTGCGGTGTTGATCATCATGGTGACACAAATCAGTTGGAAGTTGACGGTGATGGCGTTGCTGCCAATGCCGTTTTTGGCGATCACCATCTTTTACATTGTGCGTATTTTGCATCAGCGTTTTCGCATCGCTCAAGAGGCGTTCTCTGAGCTTTCCGATCTGACTCAAGAGTCTCTCAATGGTGTGAGAATGTTGCGCGCCTTTGGCTTGGAAGAGCAAGAACAAGCACGCTTTGAGAAAATGGTCGATGAAACGGGTGACAAGAACATTGCGGTCGCGCGGGTGGACGCACGATTTGACCCAGCCATTCAACTCTCTATCGGGCTTTCCTTTTTCTTAAGCATCAGCGTTGGAGCCTATCTCGTTCATCAGAAAGCGATCACATTGGGCGATCTCACTGCCTTTACGATGTATTTAGGCTTGATGATTTGGCCAATGCTGGCGTTTGCTTTCCTATTCAACATTCTTGAACGTGGATCCGCTGCGTGGAATCGTCTCGAGGAAATTTTCCAACAAGAGCCAGAAATTAAAAGTGGGGATTTGCCATTAACACAAAATGCTCAGCCACTTGCGATCGAGATTGACCACTATCACTGGAATGCGGACTTACCTGCCGCACTTTCTCAGTGCCACATTACCTTGCAGCCAGGCGCAATGCTTGGTATCGCGGGGCCCGTTGGCAGCGGTAAATCAACCTTGATTGCCTTGCTGCTTCGTCAACAAGAGCTGAAACAGGGCGATATTCGCTACGGTGATATCTCGCTCAAACAAGCAAACCTTGAGCAGTGGCGCGAGAAATTTGCCGTTGTGAGTCAAACACCCTTTCTGTTTTCGTGCTCTATCTATGACAACATCGCGTTAGGAAGGCCGGACGCAAGCCAACAAGAGGTGTATCAAGCGGCCAAATTGGCCTGTATTCACGATGACATTTTGAAATTCCCAGACGGCTACGACACCGAAGTCGGAGAGAAAGGGATTACGTTATCCGGCGGGCAAAAACAGCGAATTGCCATTGCCCGAGCGATGTTGCTCAACGCAGAAATTCTTATTCTCGACGATGCCCTTTCAGCAGTGGACGGACGAACCGAGCACGAAATTTTGCGTAACCTTGAGCAGTACTATCGCCACCAATCATTGATTGTGATTGCCCACCGACTGACAGCGTTAGAGCAAGCCAATGAAATTGTGGTGTTTAATCACGGGCACATTGCCGAGCGCGGAAATCATGCCAGTTTAATTGGCGCACAAGGTTGGTATGCAGAAATGTATCAATATCAACAACTCGAACAAGCAATGGAGGAGGCAAACTAA
- a CDS encoding alanine/glycine:cation symporter family protein — protein MVKNVMLAMLGSTVAFNASAAGLDEKINEVVAPIVNPFVGMIFSTIPFPFSDVQVPWIVLWLVVAATFFTFYLGFINVRGFKHAIDLVSGKYSDPKAKDQGEVSHFQALTTALSGTVGLGNIAGVAVAVSIGGAGATFWMILAGLLGMSSKFVECALGVKYRNTNPDGSVSGGPMYYLSKGLADRGNAAFGRTLAVLFSVFAIGGALGGGNMFQANQAFKQVVEVTGGASSFLADKGWLFGLILAAIVGVVIIGGIKSIAKVTEKVVPFMAGIYVGTALIIIAMNFDRIDDAFAAIFNGAFTGEGITGGVIGVLIQGFKRAAFSNEAGVGSAAIAHAAVKTKEPMSEGFVSLLEPFIDTVVICTMTALVIIITGYLDNGSGLAGVELTSAAFGSAISWFPYILAIAVVLFAFSTMISWSYYGLKAWTYLFGESKTAELIFKIKFCMFVVIGSAMNLGPVIDFSDAMIFAMALVNIVGLYILVPEVKRDMKDYLARLQAGKVYKVQQQNIEEPTQA, from the coding sequence ATGGTAAAAAATGTAATGCTGGCCATGTTAGGCAGTACTGTGGCGTTCAACGCTTCAGCAGCCGGCTTGGATGAAAAAATCAACGAGGTCGTGGCACCTATCGTCAACCCCTTTGTTGGAATGATCTTCTCGACCATTCCATTCCCTTTTTCTGACGTACAGGTTCCTTGGATTGTATTGTGGCTCGTCGTTGCTGCGACGTTTTTCACTTTTTATCTCGGCTTCATTAACGTACGCGGTTTTAAACACGCGATTGATCTGGTTTCGGGCAAATACTCTGATCCTAAAGCCAAAGACCAAGGTGAAGTTTCTCACTTTCAAGCCTTAACCACCGCCCTTTCCGGTACGGTTGGCCTTGGTAACATTGCCGGTGTTGCCGTCGCGGTCTCTATCGGGGGTGCAGGCGCCACATTCTGGATGATCCTGGCAGGCCTACTTGGCATGTCGAGTAAGTTTGTTGAATGTGCACTGGGCGTGAAATACCGCAATACCAACCCAGACGGCTCAGTGTCGGGTGGTCCTATGTACTACCTCAGCAAAGGTCTCGCCGATCGCGGTAACGCAGCGTTTGGTCGAACTCTTGCAGTACTCTTCTCCGTATTCGCCATTGGTGGTGCTTTGGGGGGCGGTAACATGTTCCAAGCCAACCAAGCGTTTAAGCAAGTGGTAGAAGTGACGGGCGGAGCATCTTCATTCCTTGCTGACAAAGGTTGGCTATTTGGTTTGATCCTCGCCGCCATCGTCGGCGTCGTGATCATCGGTGGTATTAAATCGATCGCAAAAGTGACCGAGAAAGTGGTGCCATTTATGGCGGGTATCTACGTTGGTACCGCATTGATCATTATCGCGATGAACTTTGACCGCATTGACGACGCATTCGCGGCGATTTTCAATGGCGCCTTTACTGGCGAAGGCATCACTGGCGGTGTGATTGGTGTATTGATTCAGGGCTTTAAACGTGCGGCATTCTCGAATGAAGCAGGTGTAGGCTCAGCGGCCATCGCACACGCGGCAGTAAAAACCAAAGAGCCGATGTCTGAAGGTTTTGTTTCGCTCCTTGAACCCTTCATCGATACCGTCGTGATTTGTACTATGACCGCCTTAGTGATCATCATTACTGGTTACTTGGATAACGGCTCTGGTCTCGCGGGTGTTGAACTGACGTCTGCCGCTTTCGGCAGTGCCATTAGCTGGTTCCCATACATCCTAGCGATCGCAGTGGTGCTGTTCGCGTTTTCAACGATGATTTCATGGTCATACTACGGCTTGAAAGCCTGGACTTACCTATTCGGTGAAAGCAAGACTGCAGAGCTGATTTTCAAAATTAAATTCTGCATGTTTGTCGTGATTGGCTCTGCCATGAACCTAGGCCCAGTCATCGACTTCTCTGATGCGATGATCTTCGCCATGGCATTGGTGAACATTGTTGGCCTATACATTCTTGTTCCTGAAGTTAAACGCGATATGAAAGATTATCTAGCGCGCCTACAAGCAGGCAAAGTCTACAAAGTACAGCAGCAAAATATCGAAGAACCGACACAAGCGTAA
- a CDS encoding ABC transporter transmembrane domain-containing protein, producing the protein MKKTTLKRLFAYPLAQPKPMITGLVFLLIAAVSNAGGPWLIQHFIDEHITKDDYTQQTLILLASGYIGLLLCSALFQYLQGLQFNIVATGIIKTIRKQAFNRVIKQPLSAFDYTPTGKLVSRLTNDTESLQQFYELLIASVVKNLVMILVMLGVMLILSWQLTLVVLILLPVVVAFMALFQKLSTHAYRVMRDLLTDINGNMSESIQGMSVIQLMRQEKRFNQQFNQLTEQHFKAGRKVIKLNGILLRPLMDLLAGIALLTLVAIFGFSGTELIGVGVLYAFISYLGRITEPLIEMTQQLALLQQALVASERIFEMMDAPEQSYGHDQQPLKSGSIAIEQLSFSYDGKQQVLKKIDIDVEHQQFVALVGHTGSGKSTLASLLMGFYPVSQGKLKLDGRPIASLAKSVLRKDVAMVQQDPHILPTSVRENIALGREVSDDIIWQSLEQVGLAEQIKRYPQLLDTQLGQGETNLSAGQKQLLAMARVLIAKPKILILDEATANIDSGTEALIQRSLNALRHDMTLVVIAHRLSTIMEADKIVVLHHGDLVEMGSHKQLLAQQGRYAQMYQLQQAGQHIKEIEQQEEQELEQAS; encoded by the coding sequence ATGAAAAAGACCACGTTGAAACGTTTATTTGCTTATCCATTGGCGCAACCAAAACCCATGATAACGGGTTTAGTCTTTTTGTTGATTGCGGCTGTCAGCAATGCGGGTGGCCCTTGGCTCATCCAACACTTTATTGACGAGCACATTACCAAAGACGATTACACTCAACAGACACTTATCTTACTTGCTAGTGGCTATATTGGCCTGCTGCTTTGCTCAGCTTTGTTTCAATATCTCCAAGGTTTGCAATTTAACATTGTCGCGACAGGCATCATTAAAACCATTCGCAAGCAGGCATTTAATCGTGTGATCAAGCAACCTTTGTCGGCTTTCGATTACACCCCTACTGGCAAGCTGGTCTCAAGACTCACCAACGACACGGAATCTCTGCAGCAGTTCTACGAGCTTCTTATTGCGTCGGTGGTTAAGAATCTTGTGATGATTTTAGTCATGCTGGGAGTGATGTTGATCTTAAGCTGGCAACTGACCTTAGTTGTACTGATTCTCTTGCCTGTGGTGGTGGCTTTTATGGCCTTGTTCCAAAAGTTGAGCACTCACGCCTATCGCGTTATGCGTGATTTGCTCACTGACATCAATGGCAATATGAGCGAATCGATCCAAGGGATGAGCGTGATCCAACTGATGCGCCAAGAAAAACGCTTCAACCAGCAGTTTAATCAACTGACTGAGCAGCATTTCAAAGCGGGTCGTAAAGTCATCAAGCTGAATGGTATTTTACTTCGACCCTTGATGGATTTATTGGCGGGCATCGCTTTACTCACCCTCGTTGCCATTTTTGGTTTCAGTGGTACCGAGCTCATTGGTGTTGGTGTACTGTACGCGTTTATCAGCTACCTTGGCCGTATTACCGAACCATTAATTGAAATGACGCAACAGCTAGCGCTACTGCAACAAGCTTTAGTGGCCAGCGAGCGTATTTTTGAAATGATGGATGCACCGGAGCAAAGCTATGGTCATGATCAGCAGCCACTTAAAAGTGGTTCCATCGCCATAGAGCAACTGAGCTTTAGCTACGATGGTAAGCAGCAGGTATTGAAAAAGATCGACATTGACGTGGAACACCAGCAGTTCGTCGCTTTGGTCGGCCACACGGGTAGCGGAAAAAGTACCCTCGCTTCGCTATTGATGGGCTTTTACCCAGTAAGCCAAGGCAAACTGAAACTGGATGGACGCCCTATTGCTTCATTGGCAAAATCGGTGCTGCGAAAAGACGTGGCGATGGTTCAACAAGATCCACATATTCTGCCAACCTCGGTCAGAGAAAATATTGCCTTGGGAAGAGAAGTCTCAGACGACATCATTTGGCAATCTTTAGAACAAGTAGGTTTGGCTGAGCAGATCAAACGCTACCCTCAATTGCTGGACACCCAACTGGGCCAAGGAGAAACCAACCTCTCTGCTGGACAAAAACAGTTGTTGGCCATGGCCCGAGTGCTTATCGCTAAGCCGAAAATTTTAATCCTCGACGAAGCGACGGCAAACATCGATTCAGGGACTGAGGCGCTGATACAGCGCAGTTTGAATGCCCTACGCCATGATATGACGCTAGTGGTGATTGCACACCGCCTTTCCACCATTATGGAGGCCGACAAAATTGTGGTTTTACACCACGGAGATTTGGTTGAAATGGGCAGTCACAAACAACTGCTTGCCCAGCAAGGGCGCTACGCACAGATGTACCAGTTGCAACAAGCAGGCCAGCATATCAAGGAAATTGAACAGCAGGAGGAGCAAGAACTGGAACAAGCCAGCTAA
- a CDS encoding Dps family protein: MSNTNYIGLDQQLAQALAEQLNQLLANYQVLYMNTRGYHWNIKGQQFFELHVKFEEIYTDLQVKVDELAERILTLGFTPKHSFSTYLLNSEIAEHQDVFSGEESVSGLVDGFSKLLVKQRAILKQAGEAEDEGTAALMGDYIREQEKLLWMLNAYLQ; encoded by the coding sequence ATGTCTAATACAAATTATATCGGTCTCGATCAGCAGCTAGCTCAAGCGTTGGCAGAACAACTCAATCAACTTCTTGCAAACTATCAAGTGCTTTACATGAACACTCGTGGTTACCACTGGAACATCAAAGGTCAGCAGTTTTTCGAATTGCACGTAAAATTTGAAGAAATCTATACCGATCTGCAGGTGAAGGTGGATGAATTGGCAGAGCGTATTTTAACGCTTGGTTTTACACCAAAACACAGCTTTAGCACCTACTTACTAAACAGTGAGATTGCTGAACATCAAGATGTGTTCAGTGGCGAGGAGTCTGTTTCTGGTTTGGTGGATGGCTTTAGTAAGTTGTTGGTTAAGCAACGTGCCATTCTTAAGCAGGCAGGCGAAGCAGAAGATGAAGGTACCGCTGCGCTGATGGGAGATTACATCCGCGAGCAAGAAAAACTGTTGTGGATGCTTAACGCTTACCTCCAATAA